TTTGTGAGTCTCTGCAGGATCCATGACTCAgcacccacccccctcccccagccgtaTCTGTACGGCTGCAGGATAGTCCCGGGGGCAACCCCCCCCCATCCTGGGTTGAGGGTGTAAGGGCTGTCTTCCCTGTAAGCCATGGGGGTCCTCACTGCAGGCATGACCATGGGCTTTGGGCTCTGTTCTGCCCTCGGGCTTCTGGGCCTTGTTTTCCTCAACGGACGTAAGAAACAGCAAGGTGGACCCTCCTACAGGTGAAGAGCTGGTGGGTTTGGGGGCCTCAGGGCAGCCCAGCCAGCAGGAGGAAAGCCTGAGACTGCCTGTACCCTGGGAGGGAGCAAGGGCCCCTCTGCCAACACAcaaccttccctcctcccccacaccGCCTGCTGCTGCCATCCACCACCAGATTCGCAGGGGTTGCAGAATACGGAAGAGTCCTAAACTGGAGTCAGTtgggtgaccttggcaagttacttaggtctcaggacctcagtttcctcttctgtaaagccACACACCGTGGggcttttgtgaggattaaatggaagaAATAGCAGCAAATGGTGGCTATTGTTATTAAAACAGTATACCGTGCCTAGGATACACACGAGGGAAACTGTTGAGGTCACACAATGGGGTCACACACATAACCCAGCCCTCAATCtccccccagtgcctggcacagacgAACTTGATGCACGCAGGCTGTTGGCAATGCCCTGGGCCATGGCCAGGTGCTGGGAGCCTGCCTGGCAGGAAGGGGGAGAGCTGGCAGTGCCAAGCATGAGTGGGGTGAGCACCCTGGTGGGGGCACTGCCAAGGCTCTGGGTCCAGCATCCCCATCCCCGTTTTCCCCCAGAGCAGCCACCGGGAGGAGGCTCCCCCATCCTGAGTACCAGCTGTCTACCCAGCCCATAGCCCACAGCCATCAGGGGGGTGGCCCTGGGCCAGGCTGACCAAGTGGCCACCAGCCCAGGGGCCGGCCCAGGGCCAGAAAATGTCAATGAGGATCAGCCAGGCTCAGGCAACTCAAGCTGTAGAGCAGGTGACCGGCTGGAGGGGGCCCACCTCCATTAAGGGGCATGGACCCTCAGGAGCCCACCAGCCCTCTCCCCTGTGCCCAGCCTCAAGATGGCTGGCGCCTAACTGCGCCCTCTCCCGTGGCTCCTACTGGTGTGGACATTAAGCCTGGCATTCAGCCCTGACCACCCTCTCCAGCTACTTCTCCCTGGCTCCCAGAACCCTTGCCCACCAGCTTTCAGGAGCAGTCCTCTGCTCTTGCacatgctgtgccctctgccagcACTGCCGTCTGTCCAGTCAATGACCAGTGCCTCCGCCATCAGCGCCTCGCAGAGCCAAGCTGGGGCTCCTTTATTCTCAGGGATGGGAGTCACAGAAAAGGGTTTATTTACACAAGGAACCCGGGCCCTAAGGCCCCCAGGACAGAACCACTGGCTTTACCCAAGTGGGCCTCTTGGCCCTGCAGGCTCCGAGGCTCCCAGTCCAGTGGGCAGGCAGAAGGGCTGGCCTTCACGGCCAGCACCCCTCCTTCCGGTAGCCTGGGCCCCCGATCAAGCCCATGGCGAGTCCCCCAGGCAGAAGAGGGCTCCTGGCGATGCAATGCCTCAGAACCAGCGGCCCCTTTTTCACACGGTGACCTCGGCTTTGCTGTTGGTGCTCAGGTGCCGGGGTCCGCGGCTGGCGCGGCCATAAAGGCCAGGGGGCTGCGGGCCGAAGGCCTCGGGCAGCTTCTCCACGCTGAACTGGCGCCGGGGTGCGTCGCCGGGCCTCCGGGGCGCTAAGGAGGCATGAGACGCCAGGTGGCCGCGGGGGGCGGGCTGGGCCGGGCGGCCGGCCGTCCAGGCCTTGTAGTGGCCCGATGGGGTGGGGCCGGCGGGGGGCGCGTAGCCCGGCGGGGCCCAGGGGCAGGCGTCGAGCAGTGCAGGCAAGTCCTCGGGGGGCCTCCGGGCTCGCGCCGGGAGGGTCGGCGGGGCAGCTTCAGTCGCGGGAAAACGCTGGTAGAAGTCCCGCGGGGAGGCCTCTGCGGGGACAGATGGGCGTGGGTCGGGGGCGTGGTCaggcccgggggcggggcctcagCGCCTCCAGGCTGGGACAGTCCGCTGGGGCCTGGGTCTCAGCCCAACCGGGGAGGGATAGGGCGGGGACAGGCCGCTGGAGACGCGGGCTTCCTACGCCCGGGTCTCCGGATTCGGCGACGGGGTCCCAGACAGGCGGCCTGATCCGGGGTGGGGTACGGCCGAGGCGTGGCAGCCGATTGGCGTAGGCGCGATGCGGAAGCTGGGAACTTTAGAACTCGAACTGGGACCCCGAGCCCTACAATCTAGGAGCTTGGACACCCCGGGTGCGGTGGGCCCGGCGCTCCGGGCACAAACCTGACCACTCACCTGCGGCCTTGAGCGCGGCTGCCTTGAGTGTGGCGTACTTGGCGTAGTCCGGCTGCCTCGTCAGGCTGCCGCCGCCCTGCAGCCGCGGGGCGCGCGGGGGGCCCGCTGTCGCCGAAGCCAGGGGCACGTTGATGGGGCGTTTCTTGtctggatgggggagggaggagatgagaCTCGGCCCGCTGACCAGAGGACACCCTGCCCCTGCGCTACCACCTCTTCGCAGCCCACTCCCCAGCTACGATTCAATGAGAGCTTGTGAGGTGACTTATGAACTTACGCCTTCGAGACTGAGAGCAGAACCTGACTCTTGAAGACAGACTCTCCAGTGCCTGGGACAGGGCCTGGCTCAGAATAACGTGAATAACAGCAGCCAGCCCTGAGCGGGTGCTCATCTAACAAAAGACTTGCCAGCACGTTCCATTTGAGCCTGGCACTGAGGCCCAGGACCTGCTTCTCCCAGAGATGAAGAGAATGTTTGAGGATTGGAACCcatactggggggaggggaggtgctgTCAAGCCTGCCTCGCCAGCAGGAGTCCAAGAGGGAGGCACCAGCCTGAAGGAAGAGGCCCACAGAAGGCCACAGACGCGGGCCAGTCAGACCCTAGGGCACTGAGCCAGAGCCTAGAACCAGGCAGACCCCAGAGCCTGAGCTGGGGATCCCCGAATCTAGAACCTTCCTCACAGGGTCCCTGAGGCTGGACATTGCAGGACCCGTCGAGGGACCCTGGCCACCAAGAGGAGCTGACTAGCTTGCCCACCACCCACTCACACACCTGCAGAGGCAGGCGGCTCACTTCCATTTGGGAAACAGCTCACAGCCTCAGCACaccccttcccctgctcccaggCCCTGCTCAGACAAGGGCGGCTCTGTGCTGTAGATCAACAAACGCCCTCCCGCTAGTCTACTCGCCTGTGCTGTTGTGGAGGGAGCCCTGGGGGAGGCCATCGCCCATCTGCACCTGGACACAGCTACCCAGAGGTGGGTCCAGAGGTGGAGGCAGTGGCTCCTGGGGGTCAGCCTGCTTCAGAAGTTCTGTCAGTGTCCTGTGGGGAAAGAGTGGTGACAACCAGCCCTCCACGCCTCCTGCTTCCCCATCAGCCAGGTCTGGTCTATCAAAGGCCAGCCCCAGCCATCGCTTCTcactgtgtggccctgggcagctCTTTCAACCCCTCTGGCCTCCCTTCTCTCTTGTGATTGACCTCATACATCCAGTTTCCCCTCCCAGGCACGACCTGTAGCCTCCACATGGCCAATTCTCAGAGTAGGTCAGGAAACCAATGGGGTCACGTGTAACCAGGGCCACCTTATTTTCCAaaggctcccctcctcccctttctggAGTCCACTCCCCAAGACCCTCCATGTTGAGCCTCCTCTCCCAACACAAGCTCTGTGAGTGTATCAGGCCCTTGGACTTTACTATCCTCCATCTCCTCCGGGAAAACTCCTACTCACTCTTCAAACCCCACCAGAAACCttcctctaccaggaagcctttTCTACCTGCTTACCTAACGCCCCTCCTGCAGCAGGGGCTTCTGCTGCGTTCTGGGACAGAGCTGCCAACACAAGCACGGAGAACAGACAAATGAGGGGAAGGAGGAGCCAGGAGATCCTGCAGTGGCAGCCCCGCACCaaaggctgtgtgaccttgggcagccgCCTCCCTGGCTACCAGgacacccagcccccacccagcTGTGACGGAATCCGACTGAGCCTTCCCCACAGACAGCCAGACCCAGCCTTCAGCCCAGCTGCCTTCAGAGCCCGGAACCCATGATTTTCTCCTAGCTTGGTCTCTCCCTCCTGGAGCTGGGGCCTCAAATGACTGATTCATGAAGAAGCACACTGGAGGTGGGACACCTGGGGTGGGCACAGTTTGGCTGCAATGTGGCAGGGTCTGAAAGTCTCCTAGTGCCTGCCTGAGTTGACCTTCATGCCCTGCCCACTCCTCAGCTGCCCACCCCTGTGGTCTCATCTCTGAGCAAGCAGTCACCAACCAGCCCTCCCAGACACCTGAGCAGTTTTCATGCCTCTGAACCTTTGTAAAAACTTTCTCCAAAGACAGACTCCGACTCCTCACCAagtcctctgagaagccttccctgaccatcaaCCTCAACACGGCAGAATTAAGGGTGAGACttgaggggagggcagggcttcAGAGCATATCCACACACGAACTCAAGTTAGGATCCAGGTCTCCCCAGATAAGAAGCAGGAGTCAGGACACACAGGACCCTaaagcccagagagaggaaggcactggcccaggccacacagcacatCAGGGGTGGTCCAGCTCTTCCTGAAGCATTACTAGACCTGTTTCCCGGTCCCCTGAGGATGAAGTGGGTTCCAGTGAATGTGTCACTAGGCTGCCCCAGCCACCCCCTCTATACCATCATGGCCCTCAGTTCCTGCTGCCCCACTCTGGTCAAGGACAGGCCCTGTCCTCTCCCCCTCACCCAGCATGAGGCTCCAAGCTCAGGAAGCCCAGGCCCTGCTTCTGAAGCATCCAGGACCCAGGCTGAGAGCCACCACATTGCACATCACGGATGCAGCACAGTAGCTGAGGCCAGGgttccaggcccagctctgccctacAGCTGTCTTGGAGCTGGTGGACTAAGTGGTCGGGGGAAGAGGGATGCCATGGAGTGCCAAGGAAGCCCTCTTGCCCTTGAGGTCTAGGAGTGGGGAAGCATCCACACCTAGCCCACCCAGGCATGGGGGCCTCTCTCCACTGTCACTTCTAAATACCAGCCTGTTGTACACCATGTCAGCGGCCCACACATCCAAGGGAGTAGGGACCTGGGTGAGGAAGTGAGGAGGGTGCAGGGCCCAGGACAGGGGGGTGGCTGGGGGCATGTGAGTGTGTCGGGGGCAGGGGGGGAGTGGGTGAGGCTTCCAGGGTCAGGACACAGAATCCCAGAGCCCCTATCCCAGCTGAGGAAGAGAACCTGGGTCCTGTGGCCCCCACTTCACATGAAACTCAGAACTCAGCCAACACCTGTCCAGGCCTCACCAAAAACGAATCTGTACCCCGCCACATACACACTTCAGGTCCGCTTCTACACAGCGGGATACCCTGACCCTGCCTGGGGGCGCTGAGTGGGGTGAGTGGGGAGGCCTTCTAAAAACCCTAGGGAAATAAGGTCAGGCCTGAGTCACAActatggggggtgggaggggaggagggagggaaaagtggggagagaagcaggaggggAGAGAGCCAAGAAAGCTATAGAAAATGTCCCTTCCCTGGGGACCCACGCCTCCACCCTGCGCTAGTGGGGCTCGGGTCCCCTCCCGTAGGCGCGGATCTTGTGCCCTCGGTCGAGCGACCTGCCTTCCCCGCCCACTCCGGAGAAGGCGGGAGCCGCGGGGGAAGGCGGCCCAGCACCCAGCTCCCGCCGGAAGGTCAAGGGGAGACAGAGCGGTATCAGCTGTCTCCCTCCGTGaagggggggtgaggggagaaagagacctggagacagagcagggagggaaaacctggaggagggggctgctAAGAGGACCAGAGTTTCGGAGAGGGGCGGGAAGGATGAAGGATCGCGAGGGGGCGCCCACCTGGCAGGCCACCtgtccctgggctgggaggggatcccgggccccggccccggccgGCGCGCGCTCACCTGGTCACGGTGCGCCGCGCGCGCGGGCTGTGCGCCCTCTCCAGGCCCAGGCGCGCCCCGATGCCGGCCAGCACGAACAGGGCGGCGACGCCGCACACCGCGTAGACGGCCGTGTGGCTGCGTTCGCGGCCCGGGTCCCGGGGCACCGTGGCGTCGCGGGCACGCGCGGGAGGCCGGCCAGTCTGAACCCAGGCTGGCGTGTCGTAGTTGGAGCAGCGGCTCTGGTCAAGGCGCCGCGGCCCGTCGTGGCAGCAGAAGCGGTAGCCGCACGTGCCGCAGCAGAAGTTGTAGGCGCCCGAGCTGCAGTTGAAGGGCGGGTCCCACTGCCCCATCACGTCGTAGTAGCCGCGGCAGCGGTCGCCCCCGGCCGGGGCCGCCGTGCCGGGCGCCGCCGGCTCCTGCGCCTCGGGGCCCCCCGCGCCGCCCGACGGCGGCCGCGCCAGCAGCAGAGCCAGCCCGAGCGCGAGCCCGAGCGCCGGCGGGCCGCGGCCTCCGCGCAGCCCCCGCGCCCAGGCCCGCTCCATCGGGCCCGCGCCTTCGGCTACAGCACCCGGCGCATGGCGGCGCGCCGCGGCTCCCTCCCGCCGCGCTTCGGGCCCGCTCGTCCGCGCCCGCAGGGATCAAGCCCGCCCCGCCGCCCTGGCGCTGGCTCCCGGCGGACACCTCCTCGGTCGTCAGCCTCCTGAGAGTACCCCAGACCCGGGTGGGCTCGCGGGGCCGCGCCTCCGGTGGGCGCGTCCTGCGCCGAGGCTCACCTCGGACCCGAGCCAGCTAGTCCGCGCCCTGGGACTCCTCCCGGGCAGGGCGGCGGGTCCTCGCCTGCGCTCGGTCCCGGCCTCTCCCCGGCCCGGCGGGTGTGCGGGTCTGGGGCCTAGTGGGGGCGGCGGGCCGCCGGACACGGCTGCCTTCCCGCCGCCCGCTCCGCGCTGCCCGTGCTCTGGCTGCGGCTCCGGCTCCGCGCGGCCTCgggcgggcgggggagggagagagcggggggaaggggggcaggcGGGAGGGAGGCAGAGCCGGGGGAGGAGCGCGGCCGAGGCGACGGGAGGGAGGGGGCGCGGCAGGGCCCGCACAGCCTGGGCGCCCCACCAGGGACCCTCCCCGAAGGCCTCCCCCAAACATTCCTCGGAACTGGCGCTCCAGAGGGTTCAGCTCAAGGCTCTCAGAATTGTTACTTCGGACATTACGCCCGCCGCGGGAGCGCTTCGGTTCACAGGTGCGGGGACTGAAGGGacccagcagccccaggcagtCGTTGCTGCCCACCCACCTTCCTTCCCGTCCCCTCCATCAGTTCCGATCGAGACAGAGGTGTGACTTGAGGCAGGGAAtgttaaatgggaaggaaactcCCAGCAGAGCCTCAGCAGAGGGCCAAGTATGGGTCCCCTCCGCACCACCTAGGGAGGAGCTTTAACCCCGGGATGCACACCCTGGTCCCAGAACTTCTCTGACGCCGGGCTGGGGTCCTGGGGTGACCCCACGCCTGTGGGCGATGGACCTGGCCTGGTCGGTGCCCTCCTGGGATCTCTCCGCCACCCCAGGTGTGAAAGGGAGGAGATTGGTTTAGCCCCGTGCCTTGGATGAGGACAGCAGGGCGTCGCCTGGGGGCAGAGCCATGGGCAGACCCTTTGCCCTGGTCCCCACAGGATGCTCAGGTCCTTTCTCAAGCCCGGGGGCAGAGGGTGAGGGGCAGGTATGGAACCTACTCGGAGCACTACTCGGTTGTGTTTTTGAAGTTGGTTTTAATTGGAGAATATGACCCGAGCCCGGGTGCTTTGCTTTTCTCTGCCTGTTTCTCATTTTAACATCAAAAACTGCCCGTTCTGGGGGGCAGGGATCAATACGGGGCCTCCTTCTGTCTAGATGGGAGCATCAGGAGGGCAAGGGCTGCATGGACCGGTTCCCCGGTGTTCCCACACAGCGCAGGCCTCTGccatatttgctgaatgaatgaagtgaagTGCCTCTAGTCTCCAGTTTCAGATAAAGAATTTGGGCTCCTAGGGTCCTTCCTGCTCCCCCTTGCATCCTCTCTTCACTCAGCAACTGGGATCAGCTTATAAaaatggaggaggtggagggaggaagagggagaaggattTACATTTAAAGGAGGATCAAGTTTTCTTGTTGATGAGATGAGGGGCTGACAGGCTAATTTCAGGGCTAAAACGGGAAGGCGGGTGACCTCCCT
The genomic region above belongs to Balaenoptera musculus isolate JJ_BM4_2016_0621 chromosome 10, mBalMus1.pri.v3, whole genome shotgun sequence and contains:
- the SHISA8 gene encoding protein shisa-8 isoform X2; the protein is MERAWARGLRGGRGPPALGLALGLALLLARPPSGGAGGPEAQEPAAPGTAAPAGGDRCRGYYDVMGQWDPPFNCSSGAYNFCCGTCGYRFCCHDGPRRLDQSRCSNYDTPAWVQTGRPPARARDATVPRDPGRERSHTAVYAVCGVAALFVLAGIGARLGLERAHSPRARRTVTRTLTELLKQADPQEPLPPPLDPPLGSCVQVQMGDGLPQGSLHNSTDKKRPINVPLASATAGPPRAPRLQGGGSLTRQPDYAKYATLKAAALKAAEASPRDFYQRFPATEAAPPTLPARARRPPEDLPALLDACPWAPPGYAPPAGPTPSGHYKAWTAGRPAQPAPRGHLASHASLAPRRPGDAPRRQFSVEKLPEAFGPQPPGLYGRASRGPRHLSTNSKAEVTV
- the SHISA8 gene encoding protein shisa-8 isoform X1, producing MERAWARGLRGGRGPPALGLALGLALLLARPPSGGAGGPEAQEPAAPGTAAPAGGDRCRGYYDVMGQWDPPFNCSSGAYNFCCGTCGYRFCCHDGPRRLDQSRCSNYDTPAWVQTGRPPARARDATVPRDPGRERSHTAVYAVCGVAALFVLAGIGARLGLERAHSPRARRTVTSSVPERSRSPCCRRGVRTLTELLKQADPQEPLPPPLDPPLGSCVQVQMGDGLPQGSLHNSTDKKRPINVPLASATAGPPRAPRLQGGGSLTRQPDYAKYATLKAAALKAAEASPRDFYQRFPATEAAPPTLPARARRPPEDLPALLDACPWAPPGYAPPAGPTPSGHYKAWTAGRPAQPAPRGHLASHASLAPRRPGDAPRRQFSVEKLPEAFGPQPPGLYGRASRGPRHLSTNSKAEVTV